A DNA window from uncultured Methanoregula sp. contains the following coding sequences:
- the eno gene encoding phosphopyruvate hydratase: protein MTTIEVIELRTILDSRGNPTVEADVYTASGFGRSAAPSGASTGSLEAKVRPPREAIENAFANVIPALIGMDATDQEGFDEQLRDIDGTANFAEIGANIAVALSLANAKAAASAMDMPLFRYLGGAFAKELPLPLGNVIGGGAHAANATEIQEFLVVPGGAADTEEAVFANAAVHRHVKDLLKKHGKSCGKGDEGAWAPQIDDALAFELIAEATGLVADELNVEVDMGLDVAASQMWDGSAYKYRKTVRSTEDQIAYIAELVDKYNLVYVEDPLHEDDFDAFAELNSQVGDRCLICGDDIFVTQVDRIMQGIEKDAANCVLIKPNQVGTLTDTFEAVRLAHTHGMDTVMSHRSGETTDTTIAHLATAFSCVFLKCGIVGGERIAKLNELIRIEEQI from the coding sequence ATGACGACCATTGAGGTTATTGAGCTCCGGACCATTCTGGACAGCAGGGGCAACCCGACTGTCGAAGCCGACGTGTATACCGCGAGCGGCTTCGGCCGGTCGGCAGCCCCGAGCGGCGCCAGCACCGGGTCCCTTGAGGCGAAGGTCCGGCCGCCCCGCGAGGCGATCGAGAATGCCTTTGCCAATGTCATCCCCGCCCTGATCGGGATGGATGCGACCGACCAGGAAGGGTTCGACGAGCAGCTGCGGGACATTGACGGTACTGCCAACTTCGCCGAGATCGGGGCCAACATCGCTGTTGCGCTCTCGCTTGCAAACGCGAAGGCAGCAGCATCGGCGATGGACATGCCGCTCTTCCGCTACCTTGGCGGGGCTTTTGCAAAGGAGCTTCCGCTCCCGCTCGGGAACGTCATCGGTGGCGGAGCCCATGCGGCGAATGCCACCGAGATCCAGGAGTTCCTGGTGGTTCCCGGCGGTGCAGCGGATACCGAAGAAGCGGTATTTGCAAACGCTGCCGTCCACCGGCATGTAAAAGACCTCTTGAAGAAACACGGGAAATCCTGCGGCAAGGGTGATGAGGGTGCGTGGGCACCGCAGATTGACGATGCCCTCGCATTTGAGCTCATTGCCGAGGCGACCGGACTTGTTGCCGATGAATTGAATGTAGAGGTTGATATGGGGCTTGACGTTGCAGCAAGCCAGATGTGGGACGGGAGCGCCTACAAGTACCGCAAGACCGTGCGATCCACCGAAGACCAGATCGCCTATATTGCGGAACTTGTCGATAAGTACAACCTTGTCTATGTTGAAGATCCCCTCCATGAAGATGACTTCGATGCCTTTGCCGAACTCAACAGCCAGGTCGGCGACCGGTGCCTGATCTGCGGTGACGATATCTTCGTAACCCAGGTCGACCGCATCATGCAGGGCATCGAGAAGGATGCAGCCAACTGTGTCCTGATCAAGCCAAACCAGGTCGGAACGCTCACGGATACGTTCGAAGCAGTCCGGCTTGCCCACACCCATGGCATGGACACGGTGATGAGCCACCGGTCCGGCGAAACTACCGATACAACTATCGCTCACCTTGCTACCGCATTCTCGTGTGTTTTCCTGAAATGCGGTATCGTGGGCGGAGAACGCATTGCAAAATTAAACGAACTGATACGCATTGAGGAACAGATATGA
- the fni gene encoding type 2 isopentenyl-diphosphate Delta-isomerase produces the protein MTDKKRFTSSRKLDHLRICRDEPVESGQTGFSDIRFVHNALPECDMGAINTSVRFLNHSFRSPLFISAMTGGHPATKDVNARLGRAAERYGIGIGVGSQRAALENPALADTFSVVRDEAPHAFITGNLGVVQLRDHGIEWAERAVEMIGADALAIHLNFLQEAIQPEGDHNASGCFAAIEELVRDFKTPVIVKETGCGISAPTAKRCWGAGVSAIDIGGWGGTSWAAVESVRAAENSAADLRLKTLGETFSEWGIPTAVSLAEVLSTGSPVIASGGIRSGGDIAKGLSLGADLCGMALPLLRPAMESDEALSGAIDTIQKELVTTMFLTGSATIADLKSAPLYILGRTRQMIGKDNPIRAPRYH, from the coding sequence ATGACGGACAAGAAACGGTTTACCTCGTCGCGCAAACTCGACCACCTGCGCATCTGCAGGGATGAGCCCGTAGAGAGCGGGCAGACCGGCTTTTCCGATATCCGGTTTGTGCACAACGCCCTGCCGGAATGTGACATGGGCGCTATCAACACCTCGGTCCGGTTCCTGAACCACTCGTTCCGGTCCCCCCTCTTCATATCAGCGATGACCGGGGGCCACCCGGCCACCAAGGACGTGAATGCCCGGCTCGGCCGGGCAGCGGAGCGCTATGGGATCGGCATCGGTGTCGGCTCGCAGCGCGCCGCGCTCGAAAACCCGGCCCTTGCCGACACATTCTCTGTTGTCCGGGACGAGGCGCCCCATGCCTTCATCACCGGCAACCTCGGGGTTGTCCAGCTTCGTGATCACGGCATCGAATGGGCAGAGCGGGCCGTGGAGATGATAGGGGCCGACGCCCTTGCGATCCACCTCAACTTCCTCCAGGAAGCAATCCAGCCCGAAGGCGATCACAATGCCTCCGGGTGCTTTGCCGCAATCGAGGAGCTGGTGCGGGATTTCAAAACCCCCGTTATTGTCAAGGAGACCGGCTGCGGCATATCCGCACCCACGGCAAAAAGATGCTGGGGAGCCGGTGTTTCCGCGATCGATATCGGCGGGTGGGGCGGGACTTCCTGGGCAGCAGTCGAGAGCGTGAGAGCAGCGGAGAACTCTGCTGCTGATCTGCGGCTCAAGACCCTCGGGGAGACCTTCTCCGAATGGGGCATCCCGACCGCAGTCAGTCTTGCCGAAGTCCTCTCGACCGGCAGCCCGGTGATTGCATCGGGCGGGATCCGGAGCGGCGGGGACATAGCCAAAGGCCTCTCCCTTGGTGCCGATCTCTGCGGGATGGCGCTTCCCCTCCTGCGGCCTGCGATGGAGAGCGACGAAGCGCTCTCCGGTGCCATCGATACGATCCAGAAGGAACTGGTGACAACCATGTTCCTGACCGGCTCGGCAACCATTGCGGATCTCAAATCCGCACCCCTGTATATTCTGGGCAGGACCCGGCAGATGATTGGGAAGGATAATCCCATCCGGGCACCCCGGTATCATTAG
- a CDS encoding glutamate--tRNA ligase, with product MARDDPKELLFLCALQNAVKHGGVPQAGAVIGMVMGAHPELRSRAKEVSALAKEAIADVAALSPEDRVTTLQSRAPDMFAALSEKHEKKTGLPELEGSENGVVMRFAPNPSGPLHIGHARASALNDAYVKQCGGKYILRIEDTDPKRVDPEAYATVQEDIKWLGLGITEVVTQSERLPIYYDLCKQLIERGGAYVCTCDNEHFKELKQAKTACPCRGQSVEKNLELWKKMLDHGFKEGEASVRIKTDLNHPDPAMRDFPAFRILDAPPHPKVKAHVYPLMNFSVVADDHLLGVTHVIRGKDHIANTRRQRFIYDHFGWKVPVYRHYGRMGIEGVVLSTSQMRAGINEGTYTGWDDIHLGTLRALARRGIRPEAVKNAMIAIGIGDVDISFSWDNLYAENKKLVDPVANRYFFVPDPVEITIDGAQKHTAHALLHPGDAARGTRTLEFDGTVLIPKNEITEGISMIRLKDLFNVNVTWDHGTPSFTFGGDSLADARAAKARIIQWLPAQANVPCTLLTQEGEMTGACEPAVKTELGKVVQFERVGFVKIDSADADGVKAYFTHK from the coding sequence ATGGCAAGGGACGATCCAAAAGAGCTCCTCTTTTTGTGCGCACTCCAGAATGCCGTGAAGCACGGCGGGGTGCCGCAGGCAGGAGCGGTCATCGGCATGGTGATGGGTGCCCACCCGGAGCTCCGGAGCCGGGCAAAGGAAGTCTCGGCGCTTGCAAAAGAGGCGATTGCCGATGTCGCAGCCCTCTCTCCTGAAGACCGGGTGACCACTCTCCAGTCCCGGGCCCCCGACATGTTTGCAGCTCTCTCCGAGAAGCACGAGAAGAAGACGGGGCTTCCCGAGCTTGAGGGATCCGAAAACGGGGTTGTGATGCGCTTTGCCCCGAACCCCTCCGGCCCGCTCCATATCGGGCATGCCCGGGCCTCCGCCCTCAATGATGCGTACGTGAAGCAGTGCGGCGGGAAATACATCCTCCGCATCGAGGACACCGACCCGAAGAGGGTGGACCCCGAAGCGTATGCAACCGTGCAGGAAGACATCAAATGGCTGGGTCTTGGGATCACCGAAGTGGTCACCCAGAGCGAGCGCCTCCCGATCTACTACGATCTCTGCAAACAATTGATCGAGCGGGGCGGGGCCTACGTCTGCACCTGCGACAACGAGCACTTCAAGGAGTTAAAACAGGCAAAAACGGCCTGCCCCTGCCGCGGCCAGTCCGTGGAGAAGAATCTCGAACTCTGGAAAAAGATGCTCGACCACGGCTTCAAGGAAGGCGAGGCATCGGTCCGGATCAAGACGGATCTCAACCACCCCGACCCGGCCATGCGGGATTTCCCGGCATTCCGTATCCTTGACGCCCCGCCCCACCCGAAGGTGAAGGCTCACGTGTATCCGCTGATGAATTTCTCGGTGGTAGCAGACGATCACCTGCTCGGCGTCACGCACGTGATCCGGGGCAAGGATCACATCGCGAACACCCGTCGGCAGCGCTTCATCTACGACCACTTCGGCTGGAAGGTGCCGGTGTACCGGCACTATGGACGGATGGGGATCGAGGGAGTCGTCCTCTCCACCTCGCAGATGCGGGCCGGGATCAACGAGGGAACCTACACCGGCTGGGACGATATCCACCTTGGCACCCTGCGGGCCCTTGCCCGGAGGGGGATCCGGCCCGAGGCTGTCAAGAACGCGATGATCGCGATCGGTATCGGCGACGTGGATATCTCCTTCTCCTGGGACAACCTGTACGCGGAGAACAAGAAACTCGTTGACCCGGTTGCGAACCGCTATTTCTTTGTACCGGATCCCGTTGAGATCACCATCGACGGTGCACAGAAGCATACTGCCCACGCCCTGCTCCACCCGGGCGATGCGGCCCGCGGCACCCGGACGCTGGAGTTTGACGGTACGGTCCTGATCCCGAAGAACGAGATCACAGAAGGCATCTCCATGATCCGGCTCAAAGACCTGTTCAATGTCAATGTCACCTGGGATCATGGTACCCCCTCGTTCACCTTCGGCGGGGACTCGCTTGCCGATGCCCGGGCAGCCAAGGCCCGGATCATCCAGTGGCTCCCGGCGCAGGCGAATGTCCCGTGCACACTCCTGACGCAGGAAGGGGAGATGACGGGTGCCTGCGAACCGGCGGTAAAGACCGAACTCGGGAAGGTAGTCCAGTTCGAGCGGGTCGGGTTTGTGAAGATTGACTCCGCTGATGCAGATGGCGTGAAGGCGTACTTCACGCACAAATGA
- the rpsB gene encoding 30S ribosomal protein S2 — MTAANEMEIELKEPLIPVEEYLAAGVHIGTQQKSEDMKKFIYRVRGDGLYILDIRETDARIKTVAKFLTQYEAPNILVVTSRQYGQYPAKKFADTVGAMSATGRFIPGLLTNPVLESYIEPSVIVVTDPIGDAQVINEAVQCGIPVVALCDTNNMTKFVDLVIPTNNKGRKALSMIYFLLTREMLRLRGISTALTPEDFETEF; from the coding sequence ATGACCGCAGCAAATGAAATGGAAATCGAATTAAAAGAGCCGCTCATCCCCGTCGAGGAATACCTTGCAGCCGGTGTCCACATCGGCACCCAGCAGAAGAGCGAGGACATGAAGAAGTTCATCTACCGCGTCCGCGGTGATGGGCTCTACATCCTCGACATCCGCGAGACCGACGCCCGGATCAAGACCGTTGCCAAGTTCTTAACCCAGTACGAGGCCCCCAACATCCTCGTTGTCACCTCCCGGCAGTACGGCCAGTACCCGGCCAAGAAGTTCGCCGACACCGTTGGCGCAATGTCTGCCACCGGCCGGTTCATCCCGGGACTTCTGACGAACCCCGTGCTTGAGAGCTACATCGAGCCGTCCGTCATCGTAGTCACCGACCCGATCGGCGACGCCCAGGTCATCAACGAGGCAGTCCAGTGCGGCATCCCGGTTGTTGCGCTCTGCGACACCAACAACATGACCAAGTTCGTGGACCTCGTCATCCCGACCAACAACAAGGGGAGGAAGGCCCTCTCGATGATCTACTTCCTCCTGACACGCGAGATGCTCCGGCTCCGCGGAATCTCAACGGCACTCACCCCAGAGGATTTCGAGACCGAATTCTAA
- the amrB gene encoding AmmeMemoRadiSam system protein B gives MKMRTCAVAGMFYPRDPSHLEQLLETFFGETRPEASPIGIVSPHAGYVYSGKVAAHAFGSIDPDFSGTFVLIGPSHRGYLSSVSEIPWETPLGVVDTDSEFVRALDIETDEFSHRDEHSLEVQVPFIKYRFPRARIAPVMMGQQDLTSAKRLGERIVSAIRGTKRDVRIVASSDFSHYVPADKAIRDDSYAIEPLKTLDTVEFYRRIAERGVTACGYGPIAAMVTACSSLGATTARLLRYATSGDVTGDNKAVVGYAAIAVM, from the coding sequence ATGAAAATGCGTACATGCGCAGTGGCCGGCATGTTTTACCCGCGGGATCCGTCCCACCTGGAGCAGCTGCTCGAGACGTTTTTTGGTGAAACCCGACCGGAGGCAAGTCCGATCGGTATCGTATCCCCCCATGCAGGGTATGTCTATTCCGGCAAGGTTGCAGCCCACGCGTTTGGATCCATTGACCCGGATTTTTCCGGTACGTTTGTGCTGATCGGTCCCTCCCACCGGGGCTACCTGAGTTCTGTTTCAGAGATTCCCTGGGAGACCCCGCTTGGTGTGGTGGATACGGACAGCGAGTTTGTCCGGGCCCTTGATATCGAGACCGATGAGTTCTCCCACCGGGACGAACACTCCCTCGAAGTGCAGGTGCCGTTTATCAAGTACCGTTTCCCCCGGGCCCGGATCGCCCCGGTCATGATGGGACAGCAGGATCTCACGAGCGCAAAACGGCTTGGAGAGAGGATTGTTTCAGCTATCAGGGGAACCAAACGGGATGTCAGGATCGTGGCCTCAAGCGATTTCTCGCATTATGTCCCGGCTGACAAGGCCATCAGGGATGATTCGTACGCCATCGAACCGTTGAAAACACTCGATACCGTTGAGTTCTACCGGCGTATCGCGGAACGCGGAGTCACGGCCTGCGGGTACGGCCCGATTGCGGCCATGGTCACTGCCTGCAGCAGTCTTGGCGCAACAACCGCCCGGCTCCTCCGGTACGCGACGAGCGGGGATGTGACCGGCGACAACAAGGCAGTCGTGGGGTACGCGGCCATTGCGGTGATGTAG
- a CDS encoding polyprenyl synthetase family protein: MSDLPLYLESVAKQIDHMIDRYFVDKSGELNKASAHLLAAGGKRLRPAVVMLAADAVKPDSSDDIIHAALALEVTHTFTLVHDDIMDDDNLRRGVPTVHTKWDMPTGILAGDVLYARAFEHICMVNAKDDAKVRAIGMLAKACADICEGQHMDMSFEHRTDVTEGEYMEMVRKKTGVLYAAAAGIGAVLAGGNGVQVKALYNFGLNTGVAFQIQDDLIDLLTPSEKSGKDQASDLREGKQTILMIRAREKGLDLKKYQKVLTPSDIQAAIKELTDAGVIDEVKKIATDLVSDSNRHLSILPATKERQLLMDVGEFFVTRSY, from the coding sequence ATGTCGGATCTTCCATTGTACCTGGAATCGGTTGCAAAACAGATCGATCACATGATCGACCGCTACTTTGTAGACAAGAGCGGTGAACTGAACAAGGCCTCGGCCCACCTGCTCGCAGCAGGGGGCAAACGGCTCCGCCCTGCCGTGGTCATGCTTGCAGCGGATGCTGTAAAACCTGACAGCTCGGATGACATCATCCACGCGGCACTTGCGCTCGAAGTTACCCACACCTTCACGCTCGTCCATGACGATATCATGGACGATGACAATCTCCGCCGCGGGGTGCCGACCGTGCACACCAAGTGGGACATGCCGACCGGTATCCTTGCCGGGGATGTCCTGTATGCCCGGGCATTCGAGCACATCTGCATGGTGAATGCAAAAGACGATGCCAAGGTCCGGGCCATCGGCATGCTTGCCAAGGCCTGCGCCGACATCTGCGAGGGCCAGCACATGGACATGTCCTTTGAGCACCGCACCGATGTCACCGAAGGCGAGTACATGGAGATGGTCAGGAAGAAGACCGGCGTCCTGTACGCGGCAGCAGCCGGCATAGGCGCCGTCCTTGCGGGCGGGAACGGCGTGCAGGTGAAAGCCCTGTACAACTTCGGGCTGAACACCGGTGTTGCATTCCAGATCCAGGACGATCTCATCGACCTTCTGACCCCCTCGGAGAAGAGCGGCAAGGATCAGGCTTCCGATCTCCGCGAAGGCAAGCAGACTATTCTCATGATCCGGGCCCGGGAGAAGGGGCTTGACCTGAAGAAATACCAGAAAGTCCTCACTCCTTCGGATATCCAGGCCGCGATAAAGGAACTCACCGACGCCGGTGTGATCGACGAGGTGAAGAAGATTGCAACCGATCTCGTCTCCGACAGCAACCGGCACCTCTCCATCCTGCCTGCAACAAAGGAGCGCCAGCTCCTGATGGACGTTGGCGAGTTCTTCGTTACCCGGAGTTATTAG
- a CDS encoding isopentenyl phosphate kinase yields the protein MSERMILKLGGSVITDKSAGCAVNRESLAKIAEAIARSRTGGIVIVHGAGSCGHPEAKRYHLDKGASAGETEGIWVTHRVVSSLNDEVVAALRQNGVAAVGVHPFHTGVADNGRLIAFEHRHIEKMLDLGMVPVIHGDVVMDLARGACIVSGDQLVRYLALALRIPCVGLATDVPGVLDGDRVVPKITRGTMQEIHIGSSNHTDVTGGMSGKISELIELADAGIGSDIFHVSRVSDFLCGNDHGGTRVRSERQ from the coding sequence ATGTCTGAACGGATGATCCTCAAGCTCGGCGGGAGCGTTATCACCGACAAGAGCGCCGGCTGTGCCGTGAACCGCGAGAGTCTTGCAAAGATTGCAGAAGCGATAGCCCGGTCGCGTACGGGTGGTATCGTGATCGTTCACGGCGCCGGCTCCTGCGGTCATCCCGAAGCCAAACGCTACCATCTCGACAAGGGGGCATCTGCGGGGGAGACCGAGGGCATCTGGGTCACCCACCGCGTTGTCAGCAGCCTCAACGACGAGGTGGTGGCAGCATTGCGGCAGAACGGTGTTGCCGCTGTCGGGGTTCACCCGTTCCACACCGGTGTTGCCGATAACGGGAGGCTTATCGCCTTCGAGCACCGGCATATTGAGAAGATGCTCGACCTGGGGATGGTTCCCGTGATCCACGGCGACGTGGTGATGGACCTGGCCCGGGGAGCCTGTATTGTCTCGGGCGACCAGCTCGTACGCTACCTGGCGCTTGCCCTCCGCATACCCTGCGTGGGGCTCGCCACCGATGTACCGGGAGTGCTGGATGGAGACCGCGTAGTTCCCAAAATCACACGGGGTACTATGCAGGAGATCCATATCGGCAGCTCTAACCATACCGATGTCACCGGTGGAATGAGCGGCAAGATCAGCGAACTGATCGAACTTGCGGATGCAGGGATCGGGTCTGATATTTTTCATGTCTCGCGGGTATCGGATTTCCTCTGCGGGAACGATCACGGCGGGACACGGGTGAGGAGTGAGAGACAATGA
- a CDS encoding 30S ribosomal protein S9: MVKIINTSGKRKTAIARATLKAGKGMIRINSVPLETYGSDTTRMKIAEPILLVPAAVDGIDVSIDVEGGGVMGQAEAVRTALARGIIKWHNDPAMKDIYLAYDRTLLVNDSRQKEAKKPHGSGARAKFQKSYR, translated from the coding sequence ATGGTAAAAATCATCAATACAAGCGGAAAACGCAAGACGGCAATCGCGCGTGCAACCCTCAAGGCAGGAAAAGGCATGATCCGGATCAACTCGGTGCCCCTCGAAACCTACGGCTCCGACACCACCCGGATGAAGATCGCCGAACCGATTCTCCTGGTCCCGGCCGCAGTTGACGGTATCGATGTATCCATCGATGTCGAAGGCGGCGGCGTTATGGGACAGGCAGAGGCAGTCCGGACCGCGCTCGCCCGCGGCATCATCAAGTGGCACAACGACCCCGCGATGAAGGATATCTATCTTGCCTACGACAGGACGCTGCTCGTCAACGACTCCAGGCAGAAAGAAGCCAAGAAGCCGCACGGCTCTGGTGCACGTGCAAAGTTCCAAAAGTCTTATCGTTAA
- a CDS encoding RNase J family beta-CASP ribonuclease, which translates to MDIEIIAVGGYDEVGRNMTAVRCGKEIVIFDMGLRLDQVMIHEDAEIENMHSLDLIKIKAIPDDTMLNSIDGTVKAIVCSHGHLDHIGAIPKLAHRYNAPIVSTPYTTELIRQQISGEQKFGVNNKLFALKAGQRYTISPNLVLEFVRTQHSIIDTVTPVLHTPHGAIVYALDFKLDRTPVIGEPPDFARLRQLGKEGVLALIVESTNIGRKGRCPSERVARDLVRDTLTSYEDDKNAIMVSTFSSHISRVKTIAECAHEIGRKPVLLGRSMEKYAVTAEQMKLVSFPETTSVFGNRRTVDRTLRRMMKAGKESFLPIVTGHQGEPGSILTRIATGDTPYLLAPGDKVVFSANVIPNPMNYGQRYMVEARLKLVGARIFEDLHVSGHAYREDHYEFLQLLQPQHIIPAHGSMMMTAEYTTFAGELGYTAHSTVHLLRNGERLKIN; encoded by the coding sequence ATGGATATAGAAATCATTGCAGTGGGCGGTTACGACGAGGTCGGGCGGAATATGACCGCTGTCCGCTGCGGAAAGGAAATTGTCATATTTGACATGGGACTCCGCCTCGATCAGGTGATGATCCACGAGGATGCGGAGATTGAAAATATGCATTCCCTCGATCTCATCAAGATCAAGGCGATTCCCGATGACACGATGTTGAACTCGATCGATGGAACCGTCAAGGCCATAGTCTGCTCGCACGGGCACCTCGACCATATCGGGGCCATCCCGAAACTTGCGCACCGCTACAATGCGCCGATCGTATCAACCCCCTACACCACCGAACTCATCCGGCAGCAGATCTCCGGAGAACAGAAGTTCGGGGTGAACAATAAACTCTTCGCCCTCAAGGCCGGCCAGCGGTACACGATCTCCCCGAATCTTGTGCTTGAATTTGTCCGCACCCAGCACTCGATCATTGATACCGTGACCCCGGTGCTCCACACGCCGCACGGGGCCATTGTCTATGCGCTCGACTTCAAACTCGACCGGACACCGGTCATCGGGGAACCCCCGGACTTTGCCCGGCTCCGCCAGCTCGGAAAGGAAGGCGTGCTTGCCCTGATTGTCGAGAGTACCAACATCGGCAGGAAAGGGCGGTGCCCGAGCGAGCGGGTTGCCCGGGACCTTGTCCGCGACACCCTCACGAGCTACGAGGACGACAAGAACGCGATCATGGTCTCCACGTTCTCCTCCCACATCTCGCGGGTCAAGACGATTGCGGAATGCGCCCACGAGATCGGGAGAAAACCGGTCCTGCTGGGCCGGTCCATGGAGAAGTATGCGGTCACTGCCGAGCAGATGAAACTCGTCTCCTTCCCGGAGACAACGAGTGTCTTTGGCAACCGCCGCACCGTTGACCGGACCCTGCGCCGCATGATGAAAGCCGGAAAGGAGAGTTTCCTGCCCATCGTAACCGGCCACCAGGGAGAGCCCGGCTCCATCCTCACCCGCATTGCAACCGGGGACACGCCGTACCTGCTTGCACCGGGTGACAAGGTAGTCTTCTCGGCAAACGTCATCCCGAACCCGATGAACTACGGCCAGCGTTACATGGTCGAGGCCCGGCTGAAACTCGTCGGGGCTAGGATCTTCGAGGATCTTCACGTCAGCGGCCACGCGTACCGCGAGGATCACTACGAGTTCCTCCAGCTCCTCCAGCCGCAGCACATCATCCCGGCGCACGGGAGCATGATGATGACCGCAGAATACACCACGTTTGCCGGAGAACTGGGGTATACCGCTCACTCGACGGTCCACCTCCTGAGGAACGGCGAGAGGCTCAAAATCAATTAA
- a CDS encoding DNA-directed RNA polymerase subunit N, whose product MIPVRCFTCGKPISTAWEEFRQRREKGEDPKKILDDLNISRYCCRRMLLTHKEIIDELNPYQ is encoded by the coding sequence TTGATACCCGTTCGATGTTTCACCTGTGGAAAACCGATCTCCACAGCATGGGAAGAGTTCAGGCAGAGGCGGGAGAAAGGCGAGGATCCCAAAAAGATCCTCGACGATCTTAATATTTCCCGGTACTGCTGCAGGCGTATGCTCCTGACACACAAAGAGATCATTGATGAGCTCAACCCGTACCAGTAA
- a CDS encoding DNA-directed RNA polymerase subunit K, which yields MQTQTYTRYERARIIGARALQISMGAPLLITTTRIDPLEIAIEEFNNNTIPITVKRK from the coding sequence ATGCAGACGCAGACTTATACCCGGTATGAACGGGCAAGGATCATTGGAGCAAGGGCTCTGCAGATATCAATGGGTGCTCCGTTACTTATCACTACGACACGGATCGATCCGCTGGAGATAGCGATCGAGGAATTCAACAACAACACCATCCCCATTACCGTAAAGAGGAAGTGA
- the mvk gene encoding mevalonate kinase, producing MATWSAPGKVFLFGEHAVVYGKPGIAMAIKPRVFVTVRNTKRAQRAKSPYIDSCFETLGVVGSVYINSQIPSSSGLGSSAAVTVATLSAINDEFSLHKTREDIANMAFEIEKTVQKGRASPTDTTVSTYGGIVLISGGSRRRLPPQNMHLVIGDSLVSHSTAKMVEQVAELKKKHPDIVDPVLDAIEGVTMSAIHHLNNPRELGRYMNMNHALLDVLGVGHPQLSRLVLAARSAGAFGAKITGAGGGGSMVALCPKQLKHRVAGAIEANEARAIVTGIDTEGVRKEKNV from the coding sequence TTGGCAACGTGGAGTGCGCCGGGCAAGGTATTTTTGTTCGGCGAGCATGCAGTAGTATACGGAAAGCCCGGCATAGCCATGGCGATCAAGCCCCGGGTGTTTGTGACCGTGCGGAATACCAAGCGGGCGCAGCGGGCGAAATCCCCGTATATCGATAGCTGTTTCGAGACGCTGGGCGTTGTGGGGAGCGTGTACATCAACTCCCAGATCCCGAGTTCCTCCGGTCTGGGGTCATCGGCAGCGGTTACCGTTGCCACACTTTCGGCCATAAACGACGAGTTCTCGCTCCACAAGACACGGGAAGATATAGCAAATATGGCCTTTGAGATCGAGAAGACCGTGCAGAAAGGGCGGGCGAGCCCTACGGATACGACCGTCTCCACCTACGGGGGAATCGTCCTCATCTCCGGTGGCTCGCGCCGCCGGCTCCCCCCGCAGAACATGCACCTTGTCATCGGGGACTCGCTCGTCTCCCACAGCACGGCAAAGATGGTCGAGCAGGTGGCGGAGCTCAAGAAGAAGCATCCCGATATCGTGGACCCGGTCCTCGATGCCATCGAAGGGGTGACGATGAGCGCCATCCACCATCTGAACAACCCCCGGGAGCTGGGACGGTACATGAACATGAACCATGCCCTCCTGGATGTGCTGGGGGTCGGTCACCCGCAGCTCTCCCGGCTCGTGCTCGCCGCCCGGTCGGCGGGAGCGTTCGGCGCGAAGATCACGGGAGCCGGGGGCGGGGGCAGCATGGTCGCCCTCTGTCCCAAGCAGCTCAAGCACCGGGTTGCAGGAGCCATCGAGGCCAACGAGGCGCGGGCGATTGTCACCGGCATCGATACCGAAGGAGTGCGGAAGGAGAAAAATGTCTGA